A DNA window from Xanthomonas campestris pv. campestris str. ATCC 33913 contains the following coding sequences:
- a CDS encoding SH3 domain-containing protein produces the protein MRARLLCDYRAAYANPIRFHAGQQVAIGVRDEEWPAFAWVNTGEGHAGWAPAAWLRPLGDGLAEALRDYDARELDAHQGEHVLLHYEHGGWWWSERADGTQGWLPAADLELLDDTTPQLQTAQENLP, from the coding sequence ATGCGCGCCCGCCTGCTTTGCGACTACCGCGCCGCCTACGCCAACCCGATCCGCTTCCATGCCGGCCAGCAGGTCGCCATTGGGGTGCGCGATGAAGAATGGCCGGCGTTTGCCTGGGTGAACACCGGCGAAGGCCATGCCGGCTGGGCGCCGGCGGCCTGGCTGCGCCCGCTGGGCGACGGCCTGGCTGAAGCGCTGCGTGATTACGATGCACGCGAGCTCGATGCCCACCAGGGCGAGCACGTGCTGCTGCATTACGAACACGGGGGTTGGTGGTGGTCCGAGCGTGCCGATGGCACGCAGGGCTGGCTGCCGGCCGCCGACCTCGAACTCCTCGACGACACCACGCCGCAGCTGCAGACGGCGCAAGAGAACCTGCCATGA
- the pdhA gene encoding pyruvate dehydrogenase (acetyl-transferring) E1 component subunit alpha yields the protein MSVAAQFEIEYLQYMDADGQLVRDDLPADAANPQQLLALFKRMLFVRTFDSKSIALQRTGKLGTYAASLGHEATHVGIGASMRSGDVFAPSYREYGTMFERGVRPRDVLLYWGGDERGSDYPRDADAAIDFPICVPISTQCLHAAGAALSFKLQGKAQVAVACCGDGGSSKTDFYAALNSAGAYTLPLILCVINNGWAISVPRSAQTGAQTLAQKGLAGGLHCLQVDGNDLIAVLEAMRQARARALAGDGGTVIEFLTYRLTDHTTADDARRYRGEDEVKQAWTREPMLRLRRYLTAQGLWDEAQEEAWKAECGARIDEEVNAYLNTPVQPVEAMFDYLYGDPPAELLAQRAEVIALEARHG from the coding sequence ATGAGCGTAGCCGCGCAGTTCGAAATCGAATATCTGCAATACATGGACGCGGACGGCCAACTGGTCCGCGACGATCTGCCGGCCGACGCCGCCAACCCGCAACAGTTGCTCGCCCTGTTCAAGCGCATGCTGTTCGTGCGCACCTTCGACAGCAAGTCGATCGCGCTGCAGCGCACCGGCAAGCTCGGCACCTACGCAGCCAGCCTGGGCCACGAGGCCACCCATGTGGGCATCGGTGCCTCGATGCGCAGCGGCGATGTGTTCGCGCCCAGCTACCGTGAATACGGCACCATGTTCGAACGCGGCGTGCGTCCACGCGATGTGCTGCTGTACTGGGGCGGCGACGAGCGCGGCAGCGACTACCCGCGCGATGCCGATGCGGCGATCGACTTCCCGATCTGCGTACCGATCTCCACCCAATGCCTGCACGCGGCCGGCGCGGCGCTGTCGTTCAAGCTGCAGGGCAAGGCGCAGGTGGCAGTGGCGTGCTGCGGCGATGGCGGCAGCTCCAAGACCGACTTCTACGCCGCGCTCAACTCGGCCGGCGCCTACACGCTGCCGCTGATCCTGTGCGTGATCAACAACGGCTGGGCGATCTCGGTGCCGCGCTCGGCGCAGACCGGTGCGCAGACGCTGGCACAGAAGGGCCTGGCCGGCGGCCTGCACTGCCTACAGGTGGACGGTAACGACCTCATCGCCGTGCTCGAAGCCATGCGCCAGGCGCGCGCGCGCGCGCTGGCCGGCGATGGCGGCACCGTGATCGAATTCCTCACCTATCGCCTCACCGACCACACCACCGCCGACGACGCCCGCCGCTACCGTGGCGAGGACGAAGTGAAGCAGGCCTGGACACGCGAACCGATGCTGCGCCTGCGCCGCTATCTCACCGCGCAAGGTCTGTGGGACGAGGCGCAGGAAGAAGCCTGGAAAGCCGAGTGCGGCGCGCGCATCGACGAAGAGGTCAATGCGTACCTCAATACCCCGGTGCAGCCGGTGGAAGCGATGTTCGATTATCTGTACGGCGACCCGCCGGCCGAACTGCTGGCCCAGCGCGCCGAGGTCATCGCCCTGGAGGCCCGTCATGGATGA
- a CDS encoding DUF6172 family protein, protein MRKTYQLNLEGKNRDRLLESSKHDIRKYIRRERRKELPAGADYWDFEMRFGVDEASAVALPPAELIRSINALVADGGEQFFVEILRKPGKRTPRAQNDHAFGDGELDFEQD, encoded by the coding sequence ATGCGCAAGACCTACCAGCTCAACCTCGAAGGCAAGAACCGCGATCGTCTGCTGGAATCCAGCAAGCACGATATCCGCAAGTACATCCGCCGCGAGCGCCGCAAGGAGCTGCCGGCCGGCGCGGACTACTGGGACTTCGAGATGCGCTTCGGTGTGGATGAAGCCAGTGCCGTGGCGCTGCCGCCGGCCGAGCTGATCCGCTCGATCAACGCACTCGTCGCCGACGGTGGCGAGCAGTTCTTCGTCGAAATCCTGCGCAAGCCGGGCAAGCGCACGCCACGCGCGCAGAACGATCATGCGTTCGGTGATGGCGAACTGGATTTCGAGCAGGATTGA
- a CDS encoding dihydrolipoamide acetyltransferase family protein gives MSEAKNFHLPDLGEGLPDATIVEWFVKEGDPVRLDDPLVSMETAKAVVEVPSPFSGTVVKLAGAAGDVITTGAVLAQFALDASQPQRADGQDTGHSHGPAPTHAPTPSTGDSAAGHTTRVVASDNGGEIADADAGDGSSDRDDAGTVVGAMQSSNAVQSEQAITVGGVRAMPVVRALARKLRVDLAQVRATGPDGTVTLADVKQAAAAGTAQPSPGAQGAPTSPARGRGGPIDDGGRAAGSAADGRDRPATAPLLPPAGEGARRADEGNARSTLSASGKPMRTQSPGISAKGQPEQLKGVRRNMARVMADAHSKVVPTTLNDDADLHAWQPGNDVTVRLVRGIVRACEAVPALNAWFDGEALSRTLHPQVDIGIAVDTEEGLLVPALRNADMLDAHGIREGVNRLRQQVESRSIAASELSGYTISLSNFGMFAGRYATPVVVPPCVAIVAAGRARYQLTPVMGGVETHKVMPLSLTFDHRAATGGEAARFLRALLDDLALAN, from the coding sequence ATGAGCGAAGCCAAGAATTTCCACCTGCCCGACCTGGGCGAAGGCCTGCCCGACGCCACCATCGTCGAATGGTTCGTCAAGGAGGGCGACCCCGTGCGCCTGGACGACCCGCTAGTATCGATGGAGACCGCCAAGGCGGTGGTCGAAGTGCCCTCGCCGTTCTCCGGCACCGTGGTCAAGCTGGCCGGCGCGGCCGGCGATGTGATCACCACCGGTGCGGTGCTGGCGCAGTTCGCGCTGGATGCCTCGCAACCGCAGCGTGCCGACGGCCAGGACACCGGCCATTCGCATGGACCGGCGCCGACGCACGCACCCACGCCCAGCACCGGCGACAGCGCGGCTGGGCACACCACACGCGTGGTGGCCTCCGATAACGGCGGCGAAATTGCCGATGCCGATGCTGGCGATGGCAGCAGCGATCGCGACGATGCCGGCACCGTGGTGGGCGCGATGCAGAGCTCCAACGCCGTGCAGAGCGAGCAGGCCATTACCGTCGGCGGCGTGCGCGCCATGCCGGTGGTGCGCGCGCTGGCGCGCAAGCTGCGTGTGGACCTGGCACAGGTGCGCGCTACCGGCCCGGACGGCACGGTCACGCTGGCAGACGTAAAGCAGGCAGCAGCCGCCGGTACCGCGCAGCCCTCACCCGGCGCGCAGGGCGCGCCGACCTCTCCTGCCCGCGGGAGAGGTGGTCCGATCGATGACGGTGGGAGAGCTGCTGGGAGCGCTGCCGACGGCAGGGATCGACCCGCAACAGCACCCCTTCTTCCGCCTGCGGGAGAAGGTGCCCGCAGGGCGGACGAAGGCAACGCCCGCTCCACGCTGTCGGCCAGCGGCAAGCCGATGCGCACCCAGTCGCCCGGCATCAGCGCCAAGGGCCAACCCGAGCAACTCAAGGGCGTGCGCCGCAACATGGCACGCGTGATGGCCGATGCGCACAGCAAGGTGGTGCCCACCACGCTCAACGACGACGCCGACCTGCACGCCTGGCAACCCGGCAACGACGTCACAGTGCGCCTGGTGCGCGGCATCGTGCGCGCCTGCGAGGCCGTGCCCGCGCTCAACGCCTGGTTCGACGGCGAGGCGCTGAGCCGCACGCTGCACCCGCAGGTGGACATCGGCATTGCGGTAGACACCGAAGAAGGCCTGTTAGTGCCGGCACTGCGCAACGCCGACATGCTGGATGCGCATGGCATTCGCGAAGGCGTCAACCGGCTGCGCCAGCAGGTGGAAAGCCGCAGCATCGCCGCGTCCGAACTGAGCGGCTACACCATCTCGCTGTCCAACTTCGGCATGTTTGCCGGCCGCTACGCCACGCCGGTGGTGGTGCCGCCCTGCGTGGCGATCGTGGCCGCCGGCCGCGCGCGCTACCAGCTCACCCCGGTGATGGGCGGCGTGGAAACCCACAAGGTGATGCCGCTGTCGCTGACCTTCGATCACCGCGCCGCCACCGGCGGTGAAGCGGCGCGCTTCCTGCGCGCCTTGCTGGACGATCTGGCGTTGGCCAACTGA
- a CDS encoding oxidoreductase has protein sequence MQQQTVVLITGVSSGIGRAAAEHFARAGCLVYGSVRHLAGATPLTAVELVEMDIRDAASVQRAVDGIIARAGRIDVLVNNAGTNLVGAIEETSVDEAAALFDINLLGILRTVQAVLPHMRARGQGRIVNVSSVLGFLPAPYMGVYAASKHAVEGLSETLDHELRQFGIRVTLVEPAYTKTSLGSNSPVVQATIADYDRERGVVARAVTHSIDTAPEPHGVAATVVEAALGRWRMRRTPAGQASLLSKLRRFLPASAVDGSLRKQLGLR, from the coding sequence ATGCAACAGCAGACCGTTGTGCTGATCACGGGCGTGTCGTCCGGCATTGGCCGTGCCGCCGCAGAACACTTCGCCCGAGCCGGCTGCCTCGTTTACGGCAGCGTGCGTCACCTGGCCGGTGCCACACCGTTGACGGCCGTGGAGCTGGTGGAGATGGATATCCGCGATGCCGCTTCGGTGCAGCGTGCGGTCGATGGCATCATCGCCCGCGCGGGCCGCATCGATGTGCTGGTCAACAACGCAGGCACCAATCTTGTCGGTGCCATTGAAGAAACCAGCGTCGACGAAGCGGCCGCATTATTCGACATCAACCTACTCGGCATCCTACGCACCGTGCAGGCCGTGCTGCCGCACATGCGTGCACGCGGCCAGGGCCGCATCGTCAATGTCAGCTCGGTGCTGGGGTTCCTGCCGGCGCCGTACATGGGCGTGTATGCCGCCTCCAAACATGCGGTGGAAGGGCTGTCGGAAACGCTGGATCACGAGCTGCGTCAATTCGGCATTCGCGTGACGCTGGTGGAGCCTGCGTATACGAAAACCAGCCTGGGCAGCAATTCGCCGGTGGTGCAGGCCACCATTGCCGATTACGACCGCGAGCGTGGCGTGGTGGCGCGGGCAGTCACGCACAGTATCGACACCGCGCCGGAACCGCATGGCGTGGCCGCCACCGTGGTGGAGGCGGCCCTGGGCAGGTGGCGCATGCGCCGCACACCCGCCGGGCAGGCATCGCTGCTGAGCAAGCTGCGCCGGTTCCTGCCCGCCAGCGCGGTGGACGGCAGCCTGCGCAAGCAGCTCGGGCTGCGGTGA
- a CDS encoding efflux RND transporter periplasmic adaptor subunit: protein MRRRRLVVASLLCVLPLALAGCGDKTPADPRTATPLVRVATVGDASSAARSFSGTVAARVQSELGFRVSGKVSERLVDAGQRVTRGQPLLRIDPVDLKLAAQAQQEAVTAARARAQQAGEDEARYRDLRGTGAISASAYDQIKAAADAAKAQLSAAQAQADVARNANRYTDLLADADGVVMETLVEPGQVVAAGQPVVRLAHAGRREAIIQLPETLQPVVGSTAQATLFGNAGVTEPATLRQLSDSADRLTRTFEARYVLGGALADAPLGTTVSIRIPEAAATQAGVQVPLGALFDAGKGTGVWVIAGTPAKVAWRPVRVLRLDDDHANVAGTLARGERIVALGAHLLRDGQHVRIAGVTAKPAPAAGAQP from the coding sequence ATGCGTCGGCGCCGTCTTGTTGTTGCATCCCTGCTGTGTGTGCTGCCGCTGGCGTTGGCCGGCTGTGGCGACAAGACCCCGGCTGATCCGCGCACCGCCACGCCGTTGGTGCGGGTGGCGACGGTGGGCGACGCCAGTTCGGCGGCGCGCAGCTTTTCCGGCACGGTGGCGGCACGGGTCCAGAGCGAACTGGGTTTCCGCGTCTCCGGCAAGGTGTCCGAGCGCCTGGTCGATGCCGGGCAGCGGGTGACCCGCGGCCAGCCGCTGCTGCGGATCGATCCGGTCGATCTCAAGCTCGCCGCGCAGGCGCAACAGGAAGCGGTGACCGCCGCGCGGGCGCGTGCGCAGCAGGCAGGCGAGGACGAAGCGCGCTACCGCGATCTGCGCGGTACCGGCGCCATTTCGGCCTCGGCCTACGACCAGATCAAGGCCGCCGCCGATGCCGCCAAGGCGCAGTTGAGCGCAGCGCAGGCGCAGGCCGATGTGGCGCGCAACGCCAACCGTTACACCGACCTGCTGGCCGACGCCGATGGCGTGGTCATGGAAACCCTGGTCGAACCCGGCCAGGTGGTTGCGGCCGGGCAGCCGGTGGTGCGGCTGGCGCATGCCGGGCGCCGCGAAGCCATCATCCAGCTGCCGGAGACGCTGCAGCCGGTGGTGGGCTCCACCGCACAAGCCACCTTGTTCGGCAATGCCGGGGTCACCGAGCCCGCCACGCTGCGCCAGTTGTCCGACAGCGCAGACCGGCTCACGCGCACCTTCGAGGCGCGCTACGTGCTTGGCGGCGCCCTGGCCGACGCGCCCCTGGGCACCACGGTGAGCATCCGCATTCCCGAAGCCGCCGCCACGCAGGCGGGGGTGCAGGTGCCGCTGGGCGCGCTGTTCGATGCCGGCAAGGGCACGGGCGTGTGGGTGATCGCCGGCACGCCGGCCAAGGTGGCGTGGCGGCCGGTGCGGGTGCTGCGCCTGGATGACGATCACGCCAACGTCGCCGGCACGCTCGCGCGCGGTGAGCGCATCGTTGCGCTGGGTGCGCATCTGTTGCGCGACGGGCAGCACGTACGCATTGCCGGCGTCACCGCCAAGCCCGCGCCTGCCGCAGGAGCGCAGCCGTGA
- a CDS encoding DEAD/DEAH box helicase, whose product MSLKADLLSLQLQPVFESALARAGVRALTPIQVAMIPPMLAARDLIATAQTGSGKTLAYALPLLQQRLQAPEQAPRVLGGLILVPTRELVAQVAHTLLSLAAALPRRLKIVAATGGEAINPQLMALRGGADIVIATPGRLLDLVTHNALRLSQVSTLVLDEADRLLDLGFGAELDRILALLPAQRQSVLVSATFPAAIASLAKRRLRDPLRITLGGTPEQAPAIAQRAIAVDAGQRTQLLRHLLLEHGWPQLLVFVTSRHGADKVAEKLSKTGIAALPLHGELSQGRRERTLRAFKQADVQVLVATDLAGRGIDIDALPAVLNYDLPRSTVDYTHRIGRTARAGASGVAISFVTADSAQQWRLIEKRQGLRVPTSVIEGFEPTPVQAPAPDHASGAAARAADDNGGIKGKRPSKKDKLRAAAQAQAGKPG is encoded by the coding sequence ATGTCACTGAAAGCAGATTTGCTGTCGCTACAGCTACAGCCCGTGTTCGAGTCCGCGCTCGCCAGGGCCGGTGTGCGTGCGCTCACGCCGATCCAGGTCGCGATGATTCCGCCGATGCTGGCCGCACGCGACCTGATCGCCACCGCGCAGACCGGCTCGGGCAAGACCCTGGCGTATGCCTTGCCGCTGCTGCAGCAGCGCCTGCAGGCGCCGGAACAGGCGCCGCGCGTGCTGGGCGGGCTGATCCTGGTACCGACGCGTGAGCTGGTCGCGCAGGTCGCGCACACCCTGCTGTCGCTGGCCGCCGCCTTGCCGCGACGGCTGAAGATCGTCGCCGCCACCGGCGGTGAAGCCATCAATCCGCAGCTGATGGCCTTGCGCGGTGGCGCCGACATCGTCATCGCCACCCCGGGGCGGCTGCTGGACCTGGTGACGCACAATGCGCTGCGCCTCTCGCAGGTAAGCACGCTGGTGCTGGACGAAGCCGATCGCCTGCTCGACCTGGGCTTTGGCGCCGAGCTCGATCGCATCCTGGCCTTGCTGCCTGCCCAGCGGCAAAGCGTGCTGGTCTCGGCCACCTTCCCAGCCGCCATCGCGTCGCTGGCCAAGCGTCGCCTGCGCGATCCGTTGCGCATCACCCTCGGCGGCACGCCCGAACAGGCACCGGCGATCGCGCAACGCGCCATCGCAGTGGATGCCGGCCAACGTACGCAGCTGCTGCGCCACCTGCTGCTGGAACACGGATGGCCGCAACTGCTGGTCTTCGTCACCAGCCGCCACGGCGCCGACAAGGTTGCCGAGAAACTGAGCAAGACCGGCATCGCCGCCTTGCCGCTGCACGGCGAATTGAGCCAGGGCCGCCGCGAACGCACGCTGCGCGCCTTCAAACAGGCGGACGTGCAGGTGCTGGTGGCCACCGACCTGGCCGGGCGCGGCATCGACATCGACGCCTTGCCGGCCGTGCTCAATTACGACCTGCCCCGCTCCACTGTCGACTACACCCACCGCATCGGCCGCACCGCACGCGCCGGTGCCAGCGGCGTGGCGATCAGCTTCGTCACGGCAGACAGCGCCCAGCAGTGGCGGCTGATCGAAAAACGCCAGGGCCTGCGCGTGCCGACCAGCGTGATCGAAGGGTTCGAGCCAACTCCGGTCCAGGCGCCTGCCCCCGACCATGCGTCCGGCGCAGCGGCGCGTGCAGCGGATGACAACGGCGGCATCAAGGGCAAGCGGCCGAGCAAGAAGGACAAATTACGTGCCGCGGCGCAGGCGCAGGCTGGCAAGCCGGGCTGA
- a CDS encoding efflux RND transporter permease subunit: MSEGRFNLSALAVRERSITLFLIVLISLAGLVAFLKLGRAEDPAFTVKVMTIITAWPGATPQEMQEQVAEKLEKRMQELRWYDRTETYTRPGLAFTTLTLLDSTPPGEVQEQFYQARKKVGDEAGNLPAGVIGPMVNDEYADVTFALFALKAKGEPQRLLARDAETMRQRLLHVPGVKKVNIIGEQPERIFVEFSHDRLATLGVSPQDVFAALNAQNALTAAGSVETRGPDVFIRLDGALDNLQKIRDTPLVVQGRSLKLSDIATVKRGYEDPSTFMIRSGGEPALLLGIIMRDGWNGLDLGKSLDAEVGAINAELPLGMQLSKVTDQAVNIDASVGEFMTKFFVALLVVMLVCFVSMGWRVGIVVAAAVPLTLAAVFVVMLATGKNFDRITLGSLILALGLLVDDAIIAIEMMVVKMEEGYGRVAASAYAWSHTAAPMLSGTLVTAVGFMPNGFAASTAGEYTSNMFWIVGIALIVSWAVAVVFTPYLGVKMLPDMKKIEGGHAAIYNTPRYNRFRQALGRVIARKWLVAGSVVGLFVLAVVGMGIVKKQFFPISDRPEVLVEVQLPYGTSINQTSTAAAKVEAWLSKQKEAKIVTAYIGQGAPRFFLAMGPELPDPSFAKIVVRTDDQHERDALKLRLREAIAQGLAPEARVRATQLTFGPYSKFPVAYRVSGPDPTVLRGIAAQVMQVMQDSPMLRTVNTDWGVRTPTLHFSLDQDRLQAVGLTSAAVAQQLQFLLSGVPITLVREDIRSVQVVARSAGDTRLDPARIADFTLAGGNGQRVPLSQVGKVDVRMEEPVMRRRDRVPTITVGGDVDDTLQPPDVSAAITRQLQPIIDKLPSGYQIKEAGSIEESGKATAAMLPLFPIMLAATLLIIILQVRSISAMVMVFLTSPLGLIGVVPTLILFQQPFGINALVGLIALSGILMRNTLILIGQIHHNEAEGLDPFHALVGATVQRARPVILTALAAILAFIPLTHSVFWGTLAYTLIGGTLAGTVLTLVFLPAMYSIWFKIRPDPGKGNNAPDIARPA; this comes from the coding sequence GTGAGCGAAGGTCGCTTCAATCTCTCCGCGCTGGCGGTCCGCGAGCGCTCCATCACCTTGTTCCTGATCGTGCTGATCTCGCTGGCGGGCCTGGTGGCCTTCCTCAAGCTGGGACGTGCGGAAGACCCGGCGTTCACCGTCAAGGTCATGACCATCATCACTGCCTGGCCCGGCGCCACGCCGCAGGAAATGCAGGAGCAGGTGGCCGAAAAACTCGAAAAGCGCATGCAGGAATTGCGCTGGTACGACCGCACCGAAACCTATACGCGCCCGGGCCTGGCATTCACCACCTTGACGCTGCTGGACAGCACGCCGCCCGGTGAAGTGCAGGAGCAGTTCTACCAGGCGCGCAAGAAAGTCGGCGACGAAGCCGGCAACCTGCCGGCCGGTGTGATCGGGCCGATGGTCAACGACGAATACGCCGATGTCACCTTCGCGCTGTTTGCGCTCAAGGCCAAGGGCGAGCCGCAACGGCTGCTCGCCCGCGATGCGGAAACCATGCGCCAACGCCTGTTGCATGTGCCCGGCGTCAAGAAGGTCAACATCATCGGCGAACAACCCGAGCGCATCTTTGTCGAGTTCTCGCATGATCGCCTGGCCACGCTGGGCGTCAGCCCGCAGGACGTGTTTGCCGCGCTCAATGCGCAAAATGCATTGACGGCGGCCGGCTCGGTGGAGACGCGTGGGCCGGATGTGTTCATTCGCCTGGACGGTGCGCTCGACAACCTGCAGAAGATCCGTGATACCCCACTGGTGGTGCAGGGCCGCAGCCTGAAGTTGTCCGATATCGCCACCGTCAAACGTGGCTATGAAGACCCGTCCACGTTCATGATCCGCAGCGGCGGCGAGCCGGCGTTGTTGCTGGGCATCATCATGCGCGATGGCTGGAATGGCCTGGATCTGGGCAAGTCGCTCGATGCCGAAGTGGGCGCCATCAACGCCGAATTGCCGCTGGGCATGCAACTGAGCAAGGTCACCGACCAGGCCGTGAACATCGATGCATCGGTGGGCGAGTTCATGACCAAGTTCTTCGTCGCGCTGCTGGTGGTGATGCTGGTGTGCTTCGTCAGCATGGGCTGGCGCGTCGGCATCGTGGTGGCGGCGGCGGTGCCGTTGACGCTGGCGGCAGTGTTCGTGGTGATGCTGGCCACCGGCAAGAATTTCGACCGCATCACGCTGGGTTCGTTGATTCTGGCGCTGGGTCTGTTGGTGGATGACGCCATCATTGCCATCGAAATGATGGTGGTGAAGATGGAAGAAGGCTACGGCCGCGTTGCTGCCTCGGCGTATGCGTGGAGCCACACCGCCGCACCGATGTTGTCCGGCACGCTGGTGACCGCGGTGGGCTTCATGCCGAACGGATTTGCTGCTTCCACGGCCGGCGAATACACCAGCAACATGTTCTGGATCGTGGGCATCGCGCTGATCGTGTCGTGGGCGGTGGCGGTGGTGTTCACGCCGTATCTGGGCGTGAAGATGCTGCCGGATATGAAGAAGATCGAAGGCGGCCACGCCGCGATCTACAACACGCCGCGCTACAACCGCTTCCGCCAGGCGCTGGGTCGCGTCATTGCCCGCAAGTGGCTGGTCGCAGGTTCGGTGGTGGGGCTGTTCGTGCTGGCGGTCGTTGGCATGGGCATCGTCAAGAAGCAGTTCTTTCCGATCTCCGACCGCCCCGAAGTACTGGTCGAAGTGCAGCTGCCGTACGGCACCTCGATCAACCAGACCAGCACGGCCGCCGCGAAGGTGGAAGCCTGGCTGTCCAAGCAGAAGGAAGCAAAGATCGTGACCGCCTACATCGGTCAGGGCGCGCCGCGCTTTTTCCTGGCGATGGGTCCGGAACTGCCGGACCCCTCGTTCGCAAAGATCGTGGTGCGTACCGACGACCAGCACGAGCGCGATGCGTTGAAGCTGCGCTTGCGTGAGGCGATCGCGCAAGGCCTGGCACCGGAAGCGCGCGTGCGCGCGACGCAATTGACCTTCGGCCCGTATTCGAAGTTTCCGGTCGCCTACCGGGTGAGCGGCCCGGACCCGACGGTGCTGCGCGGCATCGCTGCGCAGGTCATGCAGGTGATGCAGGACAGCCCGATGCTGCGCACCGTCAATACCGACTGGGGCGTGCGCACACCGACCCTGCATTTCAGCCTGGACCAGGATCGCCTGCAGGCGGTGGGGCTGACCTCGGCCGCGGTCGCCCAGCAGTTGCAGTTCCTGCTCAGCGGCGTGCCGATCACGCTGGTGCGCGAGGATATCCGCAGTGTGCAGGTGGTGGCGCGGTCGGCCGGCGATACTCGTCTGGATCCGGCACGCATCGCCGACTTCACCCTGGCCGGCGGCAACGGCCAACGCGTCCCGCTGTCGCAGGTAGGTAAGGTGGATGTGCGCATGGAAGAGCCGGTCATGCGGCGCCGCGATCGCGTGCCGACCATCACGGTGGGCGGCGATGTCGACGACACGCTGCAGCCGCCGGATGTCTCGGCTGCGATCACCAGGCAGCTGCAGCCGATCATCGACAAACTGCCCAGCGGATATCAGATCAAGGAGGCCGGCTCCATCGAGGAGTCCGGCAAGGCCACCGCCGCGATGCTGCCGCTGTTCCCCATCATGCTGGCGGCCACGTTGCTCATCATCATCCTGCAGGTGCGCTCGATCTCGGCGATGGTGATGGTGTTTCTCACCAGCCCGCTCGGACTGATCGGTGTGGTGCCGACCTTGATCCTGTTCCAGCAACCGTTCGGCATCAATGCGCTGGTGGGATTGATTGCACTGTCGGGCATCCTGATGCGCAACACGCTGATCCTGATCGGACAGATCCATCACAACGAAGCCGAGGGTCTGGATCCGTTCCATGCGTTGGTGGGAGCCACCGTGCAGCGTGCGCGTCCGGTGATTCTGACGGCACTGGCGGCGATCCTGGCATTCATTCCACTCACCCATTCCGTGTTCTGGGGCACCTTGGCCTACACGCTGATCGGCGGCACGTTGGCCGGCACCGTGTTGACCCTGGTGTTCCTGCCGGCGATGTATTCGATCTGGTTCAAGATCCGGCCCGATCCCGGCAAAGGGAATAACGCACCGGACATTGCCCGGCCTGCATGA
- a CDS encoding alpha-ketoacid dehydrogenase subunit beta, translating into MDELNHAQLAGSQQASAPYNAAATRGEIAMSSPITLIEAITQALAWELEHDPAVLVLGEDVGVNGGVFRATAGLQQRFGSARVLDTPLDETTIAGLSVGLAAQGMKPVAEAQFDGFVYPMVDHLICHAARLRNRTRGRLHCPMVLRVPWGGGIRAPEHHSEANEAIFTNVPGLRVVLPSSPQRAYGLLLAAIRDPDPVIYMEPKRIYRQYKEVVANDGEALPLDVCFVLRDGTDVTLVTWGAQVKEALEAADKLASEGISAEVIDVATLRPLDFDTIAESVAKTGRCVIVQEAPRTAGFGAEIAAQLAEKSMYDLLAPVERVTGYDTHIPLFRLEMKFLPSVERIVTAARRAVAAG; encoded by the coding sequence ATGGATGAGCTCAACCACGCACAGCTCGCCGGCTCACAGCAGGCCAGTGCCCCTTACAACGCCGCTGCCACGCGCGGAGAGATCGCCATGAGTTCGCCCATCACCCTGATCGAAGCCATCACCCAGGCGCTGGCCTGGGAGCTGGAACACGACCCCGCGGTGCTGGTGCTGGGCGAGGACGTAGGGGTCAACGGCGGCGTGTTCCGCGCCACCGCCGGCCTGCAGCAACGCTTCGGCAGCGCGCGCGTGCTCGACACCCCGCTGGATGAAACCACCATCGCCGGGCTGAGCGTCGGCCTGGCCGCGCAAGGCATGAAGCCGGTGGCCGAAGCGCAGTTCGACGGCTTCGTGTATCCCATGGTCGATCACCTGATCTGCCACGCCGCACGCCTGCGCAACCGCACCCGTGGCCGCCTGCATTGCCCGATGGTGCTGCGCGTGCCGTGGGGCGGCGGCATCCGCGCACCGGAACATCACAGCGAGGCCAACGAAGCCATCTTCACCAACGTGCCCGGTTTGCGTGTGGTGCTGCCGTCCTCGCCGCAGCGTGCGTATGGCTTGTTGCTGGCCGCAATCCGCGACCCGGATCCGGTGATCTACATGGAGCCCAAGCGCATCTACCGCCAGTACAAGGAAGTGGTGGCCAATGACGGCGAAGCGCTGCCGCTGGATGTCTGCTTCGTGCTGCGCGACGGCACCGATGTGACCCTGGTGACCTGGGGCGCGCAGGTGAAGGAAGCGCTGGAAGCAGCCGACAAACTGGCCAGCGAAGGCATCAGCGCCGAAGTCATCGACGTGGCCACGCTGCGCCCGCTGGATTTCGACACCATTGCCGAATCGGTCGCCAAGACCGGCCGCTGCGTGATCGTGCAGGAAGCCCCGCGCACTGCCGGTTTCGGTGCGGAGATTGCTGCGCAGCTTGCCGAAAAATCGATGTACGACCTGCTCGCTCCGGTGGAACGGGTGACCGGCTATGACACGCATATCCCGCTGTTCCGGCTGGAGATGAAGTTCCTGCCCAGCGTGGAGCGCATCGTCACCGCCGCCCGCCGCGCGGTGGCTGCCGGCTGA